Proteins found in one Sorghum bicolor cultivar BTx623 chromosome 1, Sorghum_bicolor_NCBIv3, whole genome shotgun sequence genomic segment:
- the LOC110436255 gene encoding uncharacterized protein LOC110436255 has product MAIVARSRKRKRVARREGITYAPIYERDRKRMEYLDDKIWRNDTTCLNMLRMNKARFFRFCKLFRYRGLLEDTVHMCVEEQVAMFLHTVGHNVRNRVVATNFGRSGETVSRYFNKVLHAIGELRDDYIRPPSLDTPPKIEGDTRWYPYFKDCIGALDGTHIRATIPKEMQHAFRGRYKHCTQNVLAAVDFDQKFTYVLAGWEGTAHDALVLRDALSREGGLRVPQGKYYLVDAGYGAKPGFLPPFRGVRYHLNEWGSNPVQNEKELFNRRHCSLRIIVEQAFGALKRRFKVLDDASPFFPYETQVDIVVACCIIHNWVIEDGSDEFNVPSDNDEDTQHTTYAGTASENAIMLAFREGLADQMWADRLSHGN; this is encoded by the exons ATGGCAATTGTTGCTCGGTCTAGGAAAAGAAAACGGGTTGCAAGAAGGGAGGGGATTACTTATGCACCAATATATGAAAGGGATAGGAAGAGAATGGAATACCTCGATGACAAAATCTGGAGGAATGACACAACTTGTTTAAACATGCTGAGAATGAACAAAGCACGTTTCTTTAGGTTTTGTAAGTTGTTTAGATATCGTGGTTTACTTGAAGATACCGTTCATATGTGTGTTGAGGAGCAAGTGGCAATGTTTCTGCATACTGTGGGGCACAATGTCAGGAATAGAGTAGTTGCAACCAATTTTGGTAGATCCGGAGAAACGGTCAGTCGTTATTTTAACAAAGTCCTTCATGCTATTGGTGAGCTACGAGATGATTATATTAGGCCCCCTTCATTGGACACTCCACCTAAAATTGAAGGAGACACCAGGTGGTATCCATATTTTAAG GATTGTATAGGAGCACTTGATGGTACACATATTAGAGCCACTATTCCAAAGGAAATGCAGCATGCTTTTCGTGGTAGATACAAGCATTGTACTCAAAATGTACTGGCAGCCGTAGATTTTGACCAAAAGTTCACCTATGTGTTGGCCGGATGGGAGGGGACAGCACATGATGCACTAGTTTTACGTGATGCTTTATCACGTGAGGGTGGCCTTCGTGTGCCACAAG GTAAATATTATCTAGTTGATGCTGGATATGGAGCGAAACCAGGATTTTTACCCCCTTTTCGGGGTGTACGATACCACTTGAATGAATGGGGGAGTAATCCGGTGCAAAATGAGAAGGAATTGTTCAACCGTAGGCACTGCTCATTGAGAATAATAGTTGAGCAAGCATTTGGGGCACTGAAAAGGAGATTCAAAGTTCTTGACGATGCCTCTCCATTTTTTCCTTATGAAACTCAAGTTGATATTGTTGTTGCTTGCTGCATTATTCATAATTGGGTGATTGAAGATGGGAGTGATGAGTTCAATGTCCCAAGTGACAACGATGAGGACACCCAGCATACCACATATGCTGGGACAGCAAGTGAGAATGCCATTATGCTAGCTTTTAGGGAAGGCTTGGCTGACCAAATGTGGGCAGATCGTCTAAGCCATGGAAACTAG
- the LOC8057078 gene encoding uncharacterized protein LOC8057078 gives MKVRASVKRLCGFCKVVKRRGIVFIHCTANPKHKQRQGFSTIAEAAAACVHLPPPPPASGSASAAAFAEASKVARQEMSMKFNWPLGLAALLKNGEK, from the exons atgaaggtCCGCGCGTCGGTGAAGCGCCTGTGCGGGTTCTGCAAGGTGGTGAAGCGCCGGGGCATCGTCTTCATCCACTGCACCGCCAACCCCAAGCACAAGCAGCGCCAGGGCTTCTCCACCATCGCCGAAGCCGCCGCCGCGTGCGTCCAcctgccgccgccaccgcccgcCAGCGGTTCCGCCTCCGCCGCAGCGTTCGCGGA GGCTTCAAAGGTGGCGAGGCAAGAGATGTCTATGAAGTTCAATTGGCCGCTAGGTTTAGCTGCCTTGCTCAAGAATGGAGAAAAATAA